From a region of the Thermodesulfovibrio thiophilus DSM 17215 genome:
- a CDS encoding LeuA family protein — translation MAEKGKIYLIDVTNRDGVQTSRILLPKLSKTMLNLYLDEMGVYQSEIGFPTLKHEVNYINANLDLAELGAFKRIHLEGWARAIPEDVELVFKNCPKIKHLNLSVSTSEIMIQGKFQGRKTFNDIVKGMYEAVKLAKELGAETVGFNAEDASRTELSRLIEFILAGKEAGGDRFRYCDTVGCEDPITIYERIHTLALATQIPIEMHCHNDLGMAEAVSVAGAQGTVEAGVDSFINTTVNGYGERAGNADLVSTILALKFSHGLKEKCPIDNHINLKLAWKIAKYASYAFNIPIPINQPGVGANAFAHESGIHADGVLKDRANYELYSPEDVGRGEPELLETGRIITTGEYGGIKGFRYVYSKLGIEFPDDNEARKILELVQYANLHTQKPLTDDELRFIATYPEIVRQILTVTP, via the coding sequence ATGGCAGAGAAGGGTAAAATATATCTAATTGATGTAACAAATAGAGATGGGGTTCAGACTTCAAGAATACTGCTTCCGAAGCTTTCAAAGACAATGCTTAATTTATATCTTGATGAGATGGGAGTATATCAGAGTGAGATTGGTTTTCCTACATTAAAACATGAAGTAAACTATATTAATGCCAACCTAGATCTTGCAGAACTCGGAGCATTTAAAAGAATTCATCTTGAAGGATGGGCAAGGGCGATACCAGAGGATGTTGAGCTTGTATTTAAAAATTGTCCAAAAATAAAACATCTTAATCTTTCAGTTTCAACATCAGAGATAATGATTCAGGGTAAGTTTCAGGGAAGGAAGACATTTAACGATATAGTTAAGGGGATGTATGAAGCAGTAAAACTAGCCAAAGAACTCGGTGCAGAAACAGTTGGGTTTAATGCAGAGGACGCTTCCAGGACAGAGTTAAGCAGGTTAATTGAGTTTATACTTGCCGGGAAAGAGGCTGGAGGAGATAGATTCAGATACTGTGATACGGTTGGTTGTGAAGATCCAATAACAATTTATGAAAGAATTCACACGCTTGCACTTGCCACACAGATTCCAATTGAGATGCATTGCCATAATGACCTTGGGATGGCAGAGGCTGTTTCAGTGGCAGGAGCTCAGGGTACAGTTGAAGCAGGAGTAGACAGCTTTATAAATACAACTGTTAATGGATATGGTGAAAGGGCAGGTAATGCAGATCTGGTTTCTACCATACTTGCATTGAAGTTTTCTCATGGCTTGAAGGAGAAGTGTCCGATTGATAATCATATAAATTTAAAACTTGCATGGAAAATTGCAAAATATGCATCCTATGCATTTAATATTCCAATTCCAATAAATCAACCTGGAGTAGGAGCAAATGCTTTTGCGCATGAGTCAGGAATACATGCAGATGGAGTATTAAAAGACAGGGCAAACTATGAACTTTACTCTCCAGAAGATGTTGGCAGAGGAGAACCAGAGCTACTTGAAACTGGAAGGATTATCACAACTGGAGAGTATGGTGGAATAAAAGGTTTTAGATATGTCTATAGCAAACTCGGAATAGAGTTTCCGGATGACAATGAAGCGAGAAAAATTCTTGAACTTGTCCAGTATGCAAATCTTCATACACAAAAACCACTTACAGATGATGAACTGAGATTTATTGCAACTTATCCTGAAATTGTCAGACAGATTCTTACTGTTACACCATAA
- the ilvN gene encoding acetolactate synthase small subunit yields the protein MRHTISVLVENKFGVLARIAGLFSGRGYNIESLSVGETIDPQISIMTIITTGDDSVIEQITKQLNRLVDVIKVIDLTEIDHVEREMVLMKIVPRKENRLEVLKTVEIFRGRVVDSGPTTYTIEVTGDEKKIQAFIELMKPMGIKEFVRTGKVAIPRELSQKKQ from the coding sequence GTGAGACATACAATATCTGTTCTGGTGGAAAATAAGTTCGGTGTTCTGGCAAGAATTGCTGGATTGTTCAGTGGAAGAGGCTATAATATCGAGAGTTTATCAGTAGGTGAAACCATTGACCCTCAGATTTCTATAATGACAATTATCACTACAGGAGATGATAGCGTTATTGAGCAGATTACAAAACAACTCAACAGATTGGTTGATGTTATAAAGGTTATTGATTTAACTGAAATAGACCATGTTGAAAGAGAGATGGTCTTAATGAAAATTGTTCCAAGGAAAGAAAATAGACTGGAAGTATTGAAAACAGTTGAAATATTTAGAGGTAGGGTAGTTGATTCAGGACCAACAACATATACGATAGAGGTTACAGGAGATGAAAAGAAAATTCAGGCGTTTATAGAACTTATGAAACCAATGGGAATAAAAGAATTTGTCAGAACAGGCAAAGTAGCCATTCCAAGAGAACTGTCTCAAAAAAAACAATAA
- the ilvB gene encoding biosynthetic-type acetolactate synthase large subunit, with amino-acid sequence MAKMKGAEIFIECLKTEGVKHVFGYPGGVILDIFDLLYDDPDIKLILTRHEQGATHAADGYARVTGKPGVVLVTSGPGATNTVTGIANAYMDSVPLVIFTGQVPTFLIGNDAFQEADIVGITRPCTKYNILVKDTKDLARQIREAFYIAISGRPGPVLIDLPRDVSQGKAEFIWPEKIYIRSYNPTYEGNFYMIKKAAQEIAKAKKPVIIAGGGCIISEAHEYLKELAEFAQIPVVNTLMGLGSFPGTHELSLGMLGMHGTYYANMAVQNADLIVAIGMRFDDRVTGKADEFAPGAKIIHIDIDPTSIRKNVRVDIPIVGDVSRVLKVLNKILKEDIKPQWKEVRKAWLKQINQWKKERPLTYEFDPDVIKPQYVIEKIYEVTKGDAIITTEVGQNQMWAAQFYKFDKPRRFVTSGGLGTMGFGFPAAIGAQLAFPDMAVIDIAGDGSIQMNIQELATAVIYDLPVKVAILNNSYLGMVRQWQELFYNERYSHTYLSTAPDFIKVAESYGAVGLRATKPSEVEPVIKEALSVKKPVFMDFIVDWKEKVYPMVPPGASIDQMIFEEKKKERKLKAVK; translated from the coding sequence ATGGCAAAGATGAAAGGTGCAGAAATTTTCATTGAATGTTTGAAGACAGAAGGGGTAAAGCATGTTTTTGGTTATCCTGGAGGAGTGATTCTTGATATTTTTGACCTTCTTTATGATGATCCTGATATAAAGCTGATACTTACCAGACACGAACAGGGAGCTACTCATGCAGCGGATGGATATGCAAGAGTAACGGGTAAGCCAGGGGTAGTTCTTGTAACCAGTGGTCCTGGTGCAACAAATACCGTAACAGGTATTGCAAATGCTTATATGGACTCTGTTCCTCTTGTTATTTTTACCGGACAGGTTCCCACATTTTTGATTGGAAATGATGCCTTTCAGGAAGCAGATATTGTAGGAATTACAAGGCCATGCACAAAATACAACATTCTTGTAAAAGATACAAAAGACCTTGCAAGACAGATAAGAGAAGCTTTTTATATTGCAATCTCAGGCAGACCTGGACCTGTACTTATAGATTTACCTAGAGATGTGAGTCAGGGGAAAGCTGAGTTTATATGGCCTGAGAAGATATATATAAGAAGTTATAATCCTACATATGAGGGCAATTTCTATATGATAAAAAAGGCGGCTCAAGAGATTGCTAAAGCTAAAAAGCCTGTTATTATTGCCGGTGGTGGCTGTATTATTTCTGAGGCTCATGAGTATCTCAAGGAACTTGCAGAATTTGCCCAGATTCCAGTAGTTAATACTCTCATGGGACTTGGAAGCTTTCCCGGGACACATGAGCTGTCACTGGGGATGCTTGGCATGCATGGAACATATTATGCAAATATGGCTGTTCAAAATGCGGATTTAATAGTTGCAATTGGAATGAGATTTGATGACAGAGTTACAGGAAAGGCAGATGAATTTGCTCCTGGTGCTAAAATTATTCATATTGATATTGACCCCACATCAATTCGTAAAAATGTAAGAGTTGATATCCCGATAGTTGGAGATGTAAGCAGGGTATTGAAAGTACTTAATAAAATTTTGAAAGAAGACATCAAACCACAGTGGAAAGAGGTCAGAAAAGCATGGTTAAAGCAAATAAATCAGTGGAAAAAAGAAAGACCACTGACTTATGAATTTGATCCTGATGTAATAAAACCTCAATATGTGATTGAAAAAATATACGAAGTTACTAAAGGTGATGCTATCATTACAACTGAGGTTGGGCAGAATCAGATGTGGGCTGCACAGTTTTATAAATTTGATAAACCTCGCAGGTTTGTGACATCAGGGGGACTTGGAACGATGGGATTTGGTTTTCCTGCTGCAATTGGTGCTCAGCTTGCTTTTCCTGACATGGCTGTAATAGATATCGCAGGAGATGGAAGCATTCAGATGAATATTCAGGAGCTTGCAACTGCTGTGATATATGACCTTCCTGTAAAGGTTGCAATCCTTAATAACAGCTATCTTGGGATGGTAAGGCAGTGGCAGGAACTTTTCTATAATGAAAGATATTCTCATACGTATTTGAGTACAGCACCTGATTTTATAAAAGTTGCAGAATCCTATGGTGCTGTTGGACTTAGAGCGACAAAACCATCTGAGGTGGAGCCTGTAATTAAAGAGGCTTTATCAGTTAAAAAACCTGTTTTTATGGATTTCATTGTTGACTGGAAAGAAAAGGTTTATCCTATGGTTCCTCCAGGAGCTTCTATTGACCAGATGATTTTTGAAGAAAAGAAAAAAGAGCGTAAACTGAAAGCGGTTAAATAG
- a CDS encoding sugar phosphate isomerase/epimerase family protein — translation MIKPHIHVPYSRIFEYVDLIKENKLNIELYFDAQSLDSIKKEDIKKLRKALFYEPSLSLHGPFMDLSPGAVDNKIKEVTLVRFNQVFDIAEELCPASIVFHSGYEKWKYAFRVDIWLEESLKTWEKILPRAEQLDIKIAIENIFEEEPESLTLLMKSIDSPYFGICFDTGHFNLFSKKDIKEWISCLGNYIFELHLHDNHKHFDEHLSIGSGCFDFKKFFDLINGIDCIYTIEAHSAEDVFKSIKMLDELIK, via the coding sequence ATGATTAAGCCACATATTCATGTTCCATATAGCAGGATTTTTGAATATGTGGATCTTATTAAAGAGAACAAACTCAATATTGAACTATATTTCGATGCTCAAAGTCTTGACAGTATCAAAAAAGAAGATATTAAAAAATTACGGAAGGCTTTATTTTATGAGCCTTCTTTGTCATTACATGGTCCGTTTATGGATCTGTCACCAGGCGCAGTTGATAATAAAATAAAAGAAGTTACACTTGTAAGATTTAATCAGGTTTTTGATATTGCCGAGGAATTATGTCCCGCATCTATAGTTTTTCATTCAGGTTATGAAAAATGGAAATATGCTTTCAGGGTAGATATATGGCTTGAAGAAAGTCTTAAAACATGGGAAAAAATTTTACCAAGAGCAGAGCAATTAGATATTAAAATTGCAATAGAAAATATTTTTGAAGAAGAACCAGAAAGCCTTACCCTTCTCATGAAGAGTATAGATTCTCCTTATTTTGGAATATGTTTTGATACTGGACATTTTAATCTTTTTTCAAAAAAGGATATTAAAGAATGGATTTCATGCCTTGGCAATTATATTTTTGAACTTCATCTTCATGATAACCATAAACACTTTGATGAGCATCTTTCTATAGGTAGTGGTTGTTTTGATTTTAAAAAATTTTTTGACCTAATTAATGGAATTGATTGTATTTACACAATTGAGGCTCATTCAGCTGAGGATGTATTTAAAAGTATCAAAATGCTTGATGAATTGATTAAATAA
- a CDS encoding FmdB family zinc ribbon protein, with the protein MPIYEYECLKCHKIHEIVQKISDKPLNNCPECGGRLRKLISQSSFILKGSGWYVTDYARKNNNSGNGSTNKQSNAQSTKTNTK; encoded by the coding sequence ATGCCGATTTATGAATATGAATGCCTTAAATGTCACAAAATTCATGAAATTGTTCAGAAAATCAGCGACAAGCCTTTGAATAATTGTCCTGAATGCGGAGGAAGGCTGAGAAAACTGATCTCGCAATCTTCTTTTATTCTTAAAGGCAGTGGTTGGTATGTAACAGACTATGCACGTAAAAATAATAATTCTGGTAATGGTTCAACTAACAAACAATCAAATGCTCAATCTACAAAAACAAATACTAAATGA
- a CDS encoding dTDP-glucose 4,6-dehydratase, translating to MKVLVTGGAGFLGSDFVRLAARKGWKVTVVDKLTYAGDMDRLKPIQDRIDFYNTDILDKEELKRIFEKKKPEAVLHFAAETNIDRSVTEPNIFMETNIIGTIYLLELVKYFEVGRFFNITSYEEYGEIKEGERDEDCPLNPRSPYAVSKASADMLGQVYWRALKLPVITVRLCSIYGPWQNPERLIPMTILKALRNDQIPVYGTGEIIREWLYLCDCIRAIFTLLEKGKPGEVYNIGSGERFKVIDIVKQILELLEKPDSLIKYLPDRPGHEKRIAIMSEKIKNSTSWAPTTKFDSGLKSTIEWNLKNRTWLFKKLFYYEDLWSRIYKEE from the coding sequence ATGAAAGTGCTTGTCACTGGGGGAGCCGGTTTTCTTGGTAGTGATTTTGTCAGATTGGCGGCAAGAAAGGGATGGAAAGTTACAGTAGTTGATAAACTAACATATGCTGGAGATATGGACAGACTTAAACCAATTCAGGACAGAATAGATTTTTACAATACTGACATACTGGACAAAGAAGAGTTAAAAAGGATATTTGAAAAGAAAAAACCTGAAGCAGTATTACATTTTGCTGCAGAAACGAATATAGACAGGTCAGTTACAGAACCAAATATATTTATGGAAACCAATATTATAGGCACAATATATCTTCTAGAGCTTGTCAAATATTTTGAAGTAGGAAGGTTTTTCAATATTACATCTTATGAAGAATATGGTGAAATTAAAGAAGGAGAAAGAGATGAAGACTGTCCTTTAAATCCTCGTTCACCTTATGCAGTGAGTAAAGCCTCTGCAGATATGCTCGGACAGGTTTACTGGAGGGCTTTAAAACTTCCTGTGATTACTGTCAGATTATGCAGTATCTATGGACCATGGCAAAATCCTGAAAGACTTATTCCTATGACGATTCTTAAGGCATTGAGAAATGACCAGATTCCAGTTTATGGTACAGGTGAGATTATTCGTGAATGGCTTTATCTGTGTGATTGTATACGTGCTATTTTTACACTTCTTGAAAAGGGAAAACCAGGTGAAGTATACAACATTGGAAGCGGCGAAAGATTCAAAGTGATTGATATTGTTAAGCAAATTCTTGAACTACTTGAAAAACCTGACAGTCTAATAAAATATCTGCCAGATCGTCCTGGACATGAAAAACGAATTGCAATAATGAGCGAAAAAATAAAAAATAGCACAAGCTGGGCACCTACAACAAAGTTTGACTCAGGACTAAAATCCACAATTGAATGGAATTTAAAAAACAGAACATGGCTTTTTAAAAAGCTATTTTATTACGAAGATTTATGGAGCAGGATTTACAAAGAGGAGTAA
- a CDS encoding DUF72 domain-containing protein — protein MEQDLQRGVKYHIGTSGWQYGHWKGIFYPEDLKPSEWFSFYCKYFSTVEINVTFYRDVEPSTFQKWYSLSPAEFLFSIKMSRQITHFKKLKVDKSLVDYFLDRYGTLKDKLGVILIQLPPSLKFDISLISDFLLILDKKYKYTMEVRNKTFINDKFFEILKEHSIASCIADSAGKFPYCEAVTADFVYARLHGSQHLYASEYTIEELNKWANKIKQWACETYVYFDNDYMGYAVKNGLKLKELLICTYPVQK, from the coding sequence ATGGAGCAGGATTTACAAAGAGGAGTAAAATATCACATCGGAACATCTGGCTGGCAGTATGGGCACTGGAAAGGGATATTTTATCCAGAAGATTTAAAACCATCTGAATGGTTTTCATTTTACTGTAAATATTTTTCAACAGTTGAAATAAATGTTACATTTTACAGGGACGTAGAACCTTCTACATTTCAAAAATGGTACTCTTTATCACCGGCAGAATTCCTATTTTCAATAAAAATGTCAAGGCAGATAACACATTTTAAAAAGCTTAAAGTAGACAAATCTCTTGTGGATTATTTTCTTGACAGATATGGGACATTAAAAGACAAACTCGGAGTTATTTTAATTCAGCTTCCTCCGAGTTTAAAATTCGACATATCATTAATCAGTGATTTTTTATTAATTCTTGATAAAAAATACAAATACACCATGGAAGTAAGAAACAAGACATTTATAAACGATAAATTCTTTGAGATATTGAAAGAACACAGCATAGCCTCCTGCATTGCAGATTCAGCTGGAAAATTTCCATATTGTGAAGCAGTTACAGCAGATTTTGTTTATGCAAGATTACATGGCTCACAACATCTTTATGCTTCTGAGTACACAATAGAGGAACTGAATAAATGGGCTAATAAAATTAAACAATGGGCTTGTGAAACTTATGTTTATTTTGACAATGACTATATGGGCTATGCAGTAAAGAATGGTTTAAAACTGAAAGAACTTCTTATTTGCACTTACCCTGTTCAAAAATAG
- a CDS encoding vitamin K epoxide reductase family protein, whose protein sequence is MKLKSNLKKSNAVSLIYLFGLLLASAELISHFLGKSLCTTGGCRIVESFVKGGDLVLLIIGVVLFGSLLFISLSKHRILNNIHLLILISAMCVEGYLVGFQLFIIHEICVFCLTVFTLITIATLIKFIQGDKELIFAFVAFVSVFFVTYLVNPQIGNFPASQYVLVYSKSCPNCEEVIQFCKQYKLPVTPVEVSHLSGTFKALNINSVPVLFCDEGMRKHLILGKENIKDYLIAKLPAKHTNEEGLCPIFEQGKCK, encoded by the coding sequence ATGAAACTTAAGTCAAACCTTAAAAAATCTAATGCAGTTAGTTTAATTTATCTTTTCGGTTTATTGCTCGCTTCTGCTGAGCTTATTTCTCATTTTCTCGGAAAAAGTCTTTGCACTACAGGAGGCTGTCGTATTGTTGAGTCTTTTGTTAAAGGAGGAGATTTAGTGCTTCTTATCATTGGAGTGGTGCTTTTTGGAAGTTTATTATTTATTTCATTGAGTAAACACCGGATATTAAATAATATTCATTTGTTAATTCTTATTTCAGCTATGTGTGTTGAGGGATATCTTGTTGGTTTCCAACTTTTTATAATCCATGAGATATGTGTTTTTTGTCTTACTGTTTTTACTCTCATAACTATAGCGACACTGATAAAGTTTATTCAGGGAGATAAAGAATTAATCTTTGCTTTTGTTGCATTTGTATCTGTATTTTTTGTTACTTATCTTGTGAATCCTCAAATCGGAAACTTTCCTGCAAGCCAGTATGTACTTGTCTATTCAAAGAGTTGCCCTAATTGTGAAGAAGTGATTCAGTTTTGCAAACAGTATAAACTGCCTGTTACTCCTGTTGAGGTTAGCCATCTTAGCGGTACTTTTAAAGCACTTAATATTAACTCAGTCCCTGTTCTCTTTTGTGATGAAGGAATGCGTAAGCACCTCATACTAGGCAAAGAAAACATAAAGGACTATCTTATTGCAAAACTTCCTGCAAAACATACGAACGAAGAAGGACTCTGTCCTATTTTTGAACAGGGTAAGTGCAAATAA
- a CDS encoding NAD-dependent protein deacylase: MNYQEKIEKTVEFIKNSTYAVALTGAGVSTESGIPDFRSPRGLWQRFKMITFDEFIINRQARQEFWEMKKELLPELLNAKPNEAHYALAKLEKMGLLKYVITQNIDGLHQLAGSKQVIEIHGNNREALCIDCGRFYKIEEIIEFLKEDIADVRCSNCGGVIKPKIIFFGESMPEREFNLAQTASSQCDLMLVVGTSLQVYPAAGLPQLAYHSGAKLIFINQTETPMDELAEVVIHEKAGKALGDILKEFKRGC, encoded by the coding sequence ATGAATTATCAAGAAAAAATTGAAAAAACAGTAGAGTTTATTAAAAACTCCACTTATGCTGTAGCACTTACAGGTGCTGGAGTCTCTACAGAATCCGGGATTCCCGATTTTCGCTCTCCTAGAGGATTATGGCAGAGGTTCAAAATGATAACATTTGATGAGTTTATTATAAATAGACAGGCACGACAGGAGTTCTGGGAAATGAAAAAAGAGCTTCTACCTGAACTCCTTAATGCAAAACCCAATGAAGCTCACTATGCTCTTGCAAAGCTTGAAAAAATGGGGTTACTGAAGTATGTAATCACTCAAAATATTGACGGACTTCACCAATTGGCAGGAAGCAAACAGGTTATAGAAATACACGGGAATAACCGTGAAGCCCTGTGTATTGATTGTGGAAGATTCTATAAAATCGAAGAAATCATCGAATTTTTGAAAGAAGACATAGCTGATGTAAGATGTTCAAACTGTGGTGGCGTAATAAAACCAAAAATAATATTTTTCGGAGAATCAATGCCTGAGCGTGAATTTAACCTGGCTCAAACAGCATCCTCTCAGTGTGATTTAATGCTGGTTGTTGGAACATCTCTACAGGTTTACCCTGCAGCAGGACTTCCTCAATTAGCCTATCACTCCGGCGCAAAATTGATATTTATAAATCAAACAGAAACACCAATGGATGAGCTGGCTGAAGTCGTTATTCATGAAAAAGCAGGGAAAGCTTTAGGAGACATCTTAAAGGAGTTTAAGCGCGGGTGTTAA